Proteins co-encoded in one Marinomonas sp. IMCC 4694 genomic window:
- a CDS encoding IS110 family transposase, with protein sequence MSTFVGIDIAAKTVDLVVRQNDKNSSVKTFQQTPGGRATLIEFLQKHHPKLIVMEATGIYYLDLAVALHDAKISISVINPKSFNHFAQMKLAHSKTDSIDAALLAEYAQRMTPEKWTPPHKDKLKLRDISRQINRLTGDCTKAKNRLHAMTSYEGTSCVVILDEQEGIASLENRIQRLRTAALEMIKSDAEIVQQFNNILAAKGIGEVSAIAMLGELIILPETLKANQVSRYAGLDVRLNQSGSSLNRPGRLSKAGNTYLRCALFMPAMSAVRHDPNAKAFYQALIARGKKKIQAMCAVMRKMLTGVWACFKSNTPFDSSKLFSEEHKKACA encoded by the coding sequence ATGAGTACATTTGTAGGTATTGATATCGCGGCAAAAACCGTTGATCTTGTCGTACGTCAGAATGATAAAAATAGTTCCGTAAAAACGTTTCAACAAACACCTGGCGGTAGAGCAACACTGATCGAATTCTTACAAAAGCATCATCCGAAATTGATCGTAATGGAGGCCACAGGGATCTATTATTTAGATTTAGCCGTTGCCCTTCATGATGCCAAAATATCTATTAGTGTGATTAATCCCAAGAGCTTTAATCACTTTGCTCAGATGAAGTTAGCGCACAGTAAAACAGATAGTATTGACGCTGCCTTGCTGGCGGAATATGCACAACGCATGACACCTGAAAAGTGGACACCTCCTCATAAAGACAAACTAAAATTACGAGATATATCAAGACAAATCAATCGTTTAACAGGTGACTGTACTAAAGCAAAAAACCGCTTACATGCCATGACATCTTATGAAGGAACGTCTTGCGTAGTTATTCTTGATGAGCAAGAGGGTATTGCATCTTTAGAAAATCGTATTCAGCGTTTGCGTACGGCTGCTCTAGAAATGATTAAAAGCGATGCTGAAATAGTGCAGCAATTTAATAATATTCTAGCGGCTAAGGGCATTGGAGAAGTCTCGGCTATTGCCATGCTAGGAGAGCTGATTATTTTACCAGAAACACTTAAGGCCAATCAGGTTAGTCGATACGCTGGTTTAGATGTACGGCTTAACCAATCTGGTAGCAGCCTCAACCGTCCAGGCAGGCTGAGTAAAGCGGGTAACACTTATCTACGCTGTGCGCTATTTATGCCAGCGATGTCAGCTGTTCGTCATGACCCAAACGCAAAGGCGTTTTACCAAGCGTTAATCGCGCGAGGTAAGAAAAAGATCCAAGCTATGTGTGCCGTAATGCGCAAAATGCTGACTGGAGTCTGGGCGTGTTTTAAATCAAACACGCCTTTTGATTCATCAAAATTATTCAGCGAGGAACATAAAAAAGCTTGCGCTTAA
- a CDS encoding pirin family protein has protein sequence MITLRNAQDRGHANFGWLNSHHTFSFGSYYDPQQMGFSDLRVINDDTVTPGAGFETHGHRDMEILSLVLEGTIAHKDSAGNVKELPAGEYQLMSAGKGVYHSEFNASKKDMLKFLQIWIQPNTLGGEPGYQQKEFSQAQGFTTIITPDGKDGTLHVKQNMQLIQLILEDQQQATWQADSKRHYYVHVIEGELSLGDGITVKPGDGAKIEKTSEINFERISKQNVKALLFDLV, from the coding sequence ATGATTACACTACGAAATGCCCAAGACCGTGGACACGCAAACTTTGGTTGGTTAAACAGCCATCATACTTTTTCATTTGGCAGCTACTACGACCCACAGCAAATGGGCTTCTCAGACCTGCGCGTCATCAATGATGACACCGTCACACCCGGCGCAGGTTTCGAAACTCATGGCCACAGAGACATGGAAATACTCAGCCTAGTATTAGAAGGCACCATCGCCCATAAAGACAGCGCAGGCAACGTAAAAGAACTGCCCGCAGGAGAATACCAACTCATGTCCGCAGGCAAAGGCGTTTACCACAGTGAATTCAATGCCTCTAAAAAAGACATGCTGAAATTCCTACAAATTTGGATTCAACCAAATACACTGGGCGGAGAACCGGGCTACCAACAGAAAGAATTTAGCCAAGCACAAGGCTTCACCACCATCATCACCCCTGATGGAAAAGATGGCACACTGCACGTTAAACAAAACATGCAACTCATCCAACTGATCCTAGAAGATCAGCAACAAGCCACATGGCAAGCCGACAGCAAACGCCATTACTACGTCCATGTAATCGAAGGCGAACTGTCCCTAGGCGATGGCATCACCGTTAAACCTGGCGACGGCGCAAAAATCGAAAAAACATCAGAAATTAACTTTGAAAGAATCAGCAAGCAAAACGTCAAAGCTCTACTGTTTGACTTAGTGTAA
- a CDS encoding LysR substrate-binding domain-containing protein encodes MSCAVTLEALRVLEAIHQLGSFSAAAQALFKVPSALTYTVKKLEDDLGVALFDRSRQKAVLTPAGHLVLEQGRAILDAAMRLEDSVKQLESGWEPKLRIARDTVLLESPLMSVVGDFLAQNRPVELTLSEEAVGGGWDALQDNRVDLVIGVTGELPKGNVHIRAIGEIEFVFAVAPTHPLALTQGGITTAQLRQYPSIVVADSSKILPARSSGVFESRQVLRVDTMRSKIQAQCLGLGVGYLPKHRIVDELGSGRLVLRQCELPRPNQRAYLAWRKDDPGKGLSWFVAQLAAQDWQLVSI; translated from the coding sequence ATGTCTTGTGCGGTCACGTTAGAAGCCTTGCGAGTGTTGGAGGCGATTCATCAGTTGGGCAGTTTTTCAGCGGCGGCGCAGGCGTTGTTTAAGGTGCCATCGGCGTTGACTTATACGGTGAAGAAGCTGGAAGACGATTTGGGTGTGGCGTTGTTTGATCGTTCTCGGCAAAAAGCCGTGTTAACGCCTGCAGGGCATTTGGTGTTAGAGCAGGGGCGGGCGATTTTAGACGCGGCCATGCGCTTGGAGGATTCGGTTAAACAGCTTGAGTCTGGCTGGGAGCCGAAGTTAAGAATAGCGCGGGATACAGTATTATTAGAGTCGCCTTTGATGTCTGTTGTTGGGGATTTTTTAGCGCAAAATCGACCAGTGGAATTGACCTTGTCGGAAGAAGCGGTTGGTGGTGGCTGGGATGCGTTGCAGGATAATCGGGTCGATTTGGTTATTGGTGTAACGGGCGAGCTGCCAAAGGGAAATGTGCATATTCGGGCGATTGGTGAGATAGAGTTTGTGTTCGCAGTGGCGCCGACGCATCCGTTGGCGCTAACGCAAGGGGGGATTACAACGGCGCAATTACGCCAGTATCCTTCTATTGTGGTGGCTGACAGTTCAAAAATTTTGCCCGCGCGCAGCAGTGGTGTTTTTGAGAGCCGCCAAGTGCTTAGGGTTGATACGATGCGCAGTAAAATCCAAGCGCAATGTCTGGGTTTGGGTGTGGGGTATTTGCCCAAGCATCGTATTGTTGATGAGTTAGGTTCTGGGCGTTTGGTGTTGCGTCAGTGTGAATTGCCACGGCCGAATCAGAGGGCGTATTTGGCATGGCGTAAGGATGATCCTGGCAAAGGTTTGTCGTGGTTTGTAGCGCAATTGGCCGCGCAAGATTGGCAGCTTGTTTCAATTTAA
- a CDS encoding AEC family transporter has translation MFSLSLSVLPVFLLLMVGAVCQRWRFPMEGFWSGVDTLSYWVLFPALLFSKTSQIDFSSPMLPKYAFILLFALLVTAVFVFVSTWLMGVVAPTASSMLQAGVRFNTFVMLALAGSLYGNEGLVLAALGASVLIPSINVFLVVSMTLMHGPSSASASSASLPRLLSGALIRNPLIVSIVLGSSLNLLGLTPIILVSDVLSMLSQAALPLVLLAVGASVRFETVRSVGMSFVMSSLARFVVFPLVIGLMCWWLDVRGLPALVAVLFGVVPTATSAYALARQLGGDAKKMSAYITMQTLLSVVTLPVSVWLSQVYLG, from the coding sequence GTGTTTTCTCTTTCTCTTTCTGTGTTGCCGGTTTTTTTGCTGTTGATGGTGGGAGCCGTGTGTCAGCGTTGGCGTTTTCCGATGGAGGGTTTTTGGTCTGGGGTCGATACCTTGTCATATTGGGTGTTGTTTCCGGCGTTGTTGTTTAGCAAAACGTCTCAGATCGATTTCAGTAGCCCCATGTTGCCTAAGTACGCGTTTATTTTGTTGTTTGCTTTGTTGGTGACGGCGGTGTTTGTGTTTGTCAGTACGTGGCTGATGGGGGTGGTGGCGCCGACGGCGTCGTCTATGTTACAGGCGGGTGTGCGTTTTAATACCTTTGTGATGTTGGCATTGGCGGGCAGTTTGTACGGTAACGAGGGCTTGGTGTTGGCGGCGTTGGGCGCCTCGGTGTTGATTCCGTCTATTAATGTGTTTTTGGTGGTGTCGATGACGCTGATGCACGGGCCGTCTTCGGCGAGCGCTTCGTCTGCTTCGTTACCGCGTTTGTTAAGTGGTGCCTTGATTCGCAATCCTCTGATTGTGTCGATTGTGCTGGGCAGCAGTTTGAATTTATTAGGGCTAACGCCGATTATTTTAGTCTCTGATGTGCTGAGTATGTTGTCTCAGGCGGCCTTGCCTTTGGTGCTGTTGGCCGTTGGTGCGAGTGTGCGTTTTGAGACGGTTCGATCTGTTGGCATGAGTTTTGTGATGTCATCGTTGGCGCGTTTTGTGGTGTTTCCTTTGGTGATTGGCTTGATGTGCTGGTGGCTGGATGTGCGAGGTTTGCCGGCGTTGGTGGCGGTTTTATTTGGGGTGGTGCCAACGGCGACATCAGCGTATGCGTTGGCACGTCAGTTAGGCGGCGATGCAAAAAAAATGTCGGCGTACATTACGATGCAAACCTTGTTGTCGGTAGTGACTTTGCCGGTGAGTGTGTGGTTGAGTCAGGTGTATTTGGGGTGA
- the galU gene encoding UTP--glucose-1-phosphate uridylyltransferase GalU, which translates to MIRKCLFPVAGYGTRFLPATKSMPKEMLPIVNKPLVQYGVEEAVNAGLDNVTFVTGRGKRAIADHFDISYELEHQISGTSKEKYLDGIRHLIDNVNFSYTRQNNMLGLGHAILSGEPLIGDEAFGVVLADDLCFGEDEDGVMAQMVKLYNQFRCTIVAIQEVPEDEVHKYGVIKGESMMEGLYRVTDMVEKPTKEEAPSNLAIIGRYILTPDIFDKIRNTPPGRNGEVQITDAILQQATEGCVLAYKFKGKRFDCGSVDGFVEATNYCYQNIYKDPTDA; encoded by the coding sequence ATGATTCGCAAATGTCTCTTCCCTGTTGCAGGCTATGGCACCCGATTTTTACCGGCCACTAAATCCATGCCCAAAGAAATGCTGCCCATCGTCAACAAGCCTTTAGTGCAATACGGCGTTGAAGAAGCCGTCAATGCTGGCCTAGACAACGTCACCTTCGTGACAGGTCGCGGTAAACGCGCCATCGCCGACCACTTCGACATCAGCTACGAGTTAGAGCATCAAATTTCCGGCACCAGCAAAGAAAAATACCTCGATGGCATACGTCACCTTATCGACAACGTCAACTTCTCTTATACTCGCCAAAACAACATGTTAGGGCTTGGCCACGCCATTTTATCTGGCGAACCGCTCATCGGCGACGAAGCCTTTGGCGTAGTATTAGCCGATGACCTCTGCTTTGGGGAAGACGAAGATGGCGTGATGGCACAAATGGTCAAACTCTATAATCAGTTCCGCTGCACCATAGTCGCCATACAAGAAGTGCCGGAAGACGAAGTACACAAATACGGCGTAATCAAAGGCGAATCCATGATGGAAGGCTTATACCGCGTCACCGACATGGTGGAAAAACCCACAAAAGAAGAAGCGCCTTCTAACTTGGCTATCATTGGTCGCTACATCCTAACGCCTGACATCTTTGACAAAATCCGCAACACGCCACCGGGCCGCAACGGTGAAGTACAAATCACCGACGCCATCTTGCAACAAGCCACCGAAGGCTGTGTTCTCGCGTACAAATTCAAAGGCAAACGCTTTGACTGTGGCAGTGTGGACGGCTTCGTCGAAGCCACCAACTATTGCTACCAAAACATCTACAAAGACCCGACTGACGCTTAA
- a CDS encoding ArgP/LysG family DNA-binding transcriptional regulator, with amino-acid sequence MMDYKALTSLHAVLTFQSFDKAAHFLNLTQSAVSQNIKRLEQEYGQPLVIRARPVIATPLGEQLLAHFNKVSLLEEGIKENITSQQARHPLKIAVNNDVLATWFTQVVHDFSNTDRNMLHIKAADQNQTRSLLQNGQVVACLSQIGTPVAGGDSVFLGYMHYELVATPHFIAHYLHSDLSTASILQSPSLIYDEHDELWTRYQNECLGASATISNSHWYPSSHGFVELVKGGTVCALVPSVQVKQDVQSKKLISLRPNKRLALPLYWHWYKLNSSVLDRLTTVIRDVTKKTLH; translated from the coding sequence ATGATGGATTACAAAGCACTCACCAGCCTTCACGCCGTACTGACATTTCAAAGCTTTGACAAAGCCGCCCATTTTTTGAACCTAACGCAATCGGCGGTATCGCAAAACATCAAACGGCTCGAACAAGAATACGGTCAACCCTTGGTGATTCGAGCCAGACCCGTCATCGCCACGCCTTTGGGCGAGCAACTGCTGGCGCATTTCAACAAGGTCTCCTTGTTAGAAGAAGGCATCAAAGAAAACATCACCAGCCAGCAAGCGCGCCACCCACTGAAAATCGCCGTTAACAATGACGTCCTGGCCACCTGGTTTACTCAGGTCGTTCATGACTTCTCAAATACCGACCGCAACATGCTGCACATCAAAGCCGCCGACCAAAATCAAACCCGCTCATTATTGCAAAATGGCCAAGTAGTGGCTTGCCTCAGTCAAATTGGCACCCCCGTCGCCGGCGGAGACTCTGTTTTTCTTGGCTACATGCACTACGAATTGGTCGCCACTCCACACTTTATTGCGCATTACTTACACAGCGACCTCAGCACGGCATCCATTTTACAATCGCCCTCACTCATTTACGACGAACACGACGAACTCTGGACACGCTACCAAAACGAATGCCTAGGCGCGTCTGCCACCATCAGCAACAGCCACTGGTATCCTTCGTCGCATGGTTTTGTCGAGCTGGTAAAGGGTGGCACAGTCTGTGCTTTGGTTCCAAGTGTTCAAGTAAAACAGGACGTACAAAGCAAGAAACTCATCTCCTTGCGACCAAACAAACGTCTGGCCTTGCCTCTTTATTGGCATTGGTACAAACTTAACTCCTCTGTATTGGACCGCTTGACCACAGTCATAAGAGACGTGACAAAAAAAACCTTACACTGA
- a CDS encoding LysE/ArgO family amino acid transporter, whose translation MLAFLSGAITGGGLIIAVGAQNSFLLEQALKRHYAFPIALLFIVSDALSIALGAFGLGLILQSHDWLLSVSRWAGVGFLVWFAWGKWRASFQEEHLILEQVGKRLALWPLCMMGFAVTWLNPHFYLDTMILMGSLANQWQGDKWAFVLGGITASVVWFLSLALVGKMCAKWLEKAAFWRWFNRVNALLIWSIALKIATQPM comes from the coding sequence ATGTTGGCATTTTTGAGTGGTGCGATTACCGGCGGTGGGTTGATCATCGCGGTGGGCGCGCAGAACAGTTTTTTATTAGAGCAAGCACTGAAGCGGCATTATGCGTTTCCTATTGCGCTGTTGTTTATCGTAAGTGACGCGCTTTCTATTGCGCTAGGCGCATTTGGTTTGGGGTTGATTTTACAAAGTCATGATTGGCTGCTGTCGGTGTCTCGATGGGCGGGCGTAGGCTTTTTGGTGTGGTTCGCGTGGGGCAAATGGCGCGCGTCGTTTCAAGAAGAGCACTTGATTTTGGAACAAGTCGGTAAACGACTCGCCTTGTGGCCGTTGTGTATGATGGGGTTTGCGGTGACTTGGCTGAACCCGCATTTTTATTTGGATACGATGATTTTAATGGGCAGCTTGGCGAATCAATGGCAAGGCGATAAGTGGGCGTTTGTGTTGGGCGGTATTACAGCCTCGGTGGTGTGGTTTTTGTCGTTGGCGCTGGTGGGAAAAATGTGTGCAAAATGGCTCGAAAAAGCGGCGTTTTGGCGTTGGTTTAATCGCGTTAATGCGCTGTTAATTTGGAGTATTGCCTTGAAAATCGCCACGCAACCTATGTGA
- a CDS encoding MFS transporter, whose product MLKQTLFPIWSLLIGIAILTMASALQSSLIGIRASIEAFNTTATGLIMSAYYLGFIIGSLLVPTWVKNVGHIRVFAAVASLASITILMQSVVVNPWFWMLMRMGTGLCYAGLFIVTESWLNDIATNKTRGRLFSIYIIEIWASQTISQFLLNLSSPSGYGLFILTSVLISLAVVPLLLVRTPSPTINVPEKLNILGLIKTAPLGVTGVTIAGATSGALLGLGALYAKSIGMNIAEISIFIGASYVGGMLLQWPIGKLSDRQDRRVTMLWVGVVGALAAFIVPLGGGVNNQILMMIGMFAVGAFTFPMYSLASSHMNDQLRPEQILSASSGMILLNGVGGMLGPLIAAALMDTLRIDALFWFVAALNLSVALFALYRINHQPAMIIEDQGDQIPVALTVSSVATAEMLVDADSSSAPEEENPHEVEIKL is encoded by the coding sequence ATGTTAAAGCAAACCCTATTCCCTATCTGGAGTCTGCTCATCGGCATTGCCATTTTAACGATGGCAAGTGCCTTGCAGAGCTCATTGATTGGTATTCGGGCTTCAATCGAGGCGTTTAATACCACCGCCACCGGCTTGATCATGTCAGCCTATTACCTTGGCTTTATCATTGGGTCTTTATTAGTGCCTACCTGGGTGAAAAATGTCGGGCATATTCGAGTGTTTGCTGCGGTGGCTTCCTTGGCGTCGATCACTATTTTGATGCAATCTGTGGTGGTCAATCCTTGGTTTTGGATGCTCATGCGCATGGGCACCGGCTTATGCTATGCCGGCTTATTTATCGTGACGGAAAGCTGGCTAAACGACATTGCCACCAACAAAACCCGTGGGCGCTTGTTTTCGATTTACATTATTGAAATTTGGGCCAGCCAAACCATCAGCCAATTTTTATTAAATCTGTCGTCACCAAGCGGTTACGGCTTGTTCATTTTAACCTCGGTTTTGATCTCATTGGCTGTGGTGCCCTTATTACTGGTACGCACACCCTCACCCACAATTAACGTCCCGGAAAAGCTCAATATACTAGGTCTAATAAAAACCGCTCCACTGGGGGTTACTGGAGTCACCATCGCTGGAGCAACGTCTGGCGCGCTGCTTGGATTGGGCGCCTTGTATGCCAAAAGCATCGGCATGAACATTGCCGAAATATCGATTTTCATTGGTGCCAGTTACGTGGGCGGCATGTTGTTACAATGGCCCATAGGCAAACTTTCTGACCGCCAAGACCGACGTGTTACCATGTTGTGGGTCGGTGTTGTCGGTGCCCTAGCCGCTTTTATCGTACCACTGGGAGGTGGTGTTAATAACCAAATACTCATGATGATTGGTATGTTTGCGGTGGGGGCTTTTACCTTCCCCATGTATTCTTTGGCGTCTTCCCACATGAATGACCAACTGCGTCCAGAGCAAATTCTGTCCGCCAGTAGCGGCATGATTTTACTGAACGGTGTCGGGGGCATGCTGGGGCCTCTTATCGCCGCGGCGCTCATGGACACCCTACGAATAGACGCTTTATTTTGGTTCGTTGCCGCACTGAACTTATCGGTGGCGCTGTTTGCCCTATATCGCATCAACCATCAACCAGCGATGATCATCGAAGACCAAGGAGATCAGATTCCCGTGGCTTTAACTGTGTCTTCTGTTGCTACTGCAGAAATGCTGGTAGACGCTGACTCATCGTCTGCCCCGGAAGAAGAAAACCCTCACGAAGTGGAAATCAAACTGTAA
- the choV gene encoding choline ABC transporter ATP-binding protein, with the protein MPVVIIENVDIVFGENKAKTLPLMDKGHTRDQILGMTGDVVGVQNANIEVNEGEICVLMGLSGSGKSTLLRAVNGLNKIARGRCLVRDGDDMVDMAKCNDTQLRHMRTHRVSMVFQSFALMPWLTVLENVAFGLEMQGMPKTERLIKAREQLKMVSLDKWADKKPDELSGGMRQRVGLARAFVMDTDVLLMDEPFSALDPLIRSQLQDELIELQKRLNKTIIFVSHDLDEALKIGSKIAIMESAKIIQEDAPEQIVLNPATQYVEKFVAHTNPLNVLRGRSLMTPLSELVVSNDRIAVSDNIWMTLENNNTLAKIQGPHGELPTARWTPDMKLSTVPDNTVFVVPASIPMRDAVELRYHSNLFMVLEEHDQCIGILNDHNFYHALLGKHFTSEQAKA; encoded by the coding sequence ATGCCTGTTGTAATAATTGAAAACGTCGATATCGTCTTCGGTGAAAACAAAGCAAAAACACTGCCGCTTATGGACAAAGGCCACACTCGAGATCAAATATTAGGCATGACTGGGGACGTGGTCGGTGTGCAAAACGCCAACATAGAAGTCAACGAAGGTGAGATTTGCGTCCTAATGGGTTTATCAGGATCGGGTAAATCCACCTTATTGCGAGCGGTAAACGGCTTAAACAAAATCGCCCGCGGACGCTGCCTCGTCAGAGATGGTGACGACATGGTCGACATGGCCAAATGCAACGACACCCAACTTCGTCACATGCGAACGCATCGCGTGTCCATGGTGTTTCAGAGCTTTGCGCTCATGCCATGGTTGACCGTACTCGAGAACGTGGCTTTTGGTTTGGAAATGCAAGGCATGCCCAAAACAGAGCGACTGATAAAAGCGCGCGAACAATTAAAAATGGTCAGTTTAGACAAATGGGCAGACAAAAAGCCCGACGAACTGTCCGGCGGTATGCGCCAGCGGGTAGGTCTCGCCCGAGCGTTCGTGATGGACACAGATGTCTTGTTAATGGACGAGCCTTTTTCTGCGCTCGATCCCTTAATTCGTTCTCAGCTACAAGACGAATTAATCGAGCTGCAAAAACGCCTCAACAAAACCATTATTTTTGTTAGCCATGACCTAGACGAAGCGCTAAAAATTGGCTCTAAAATTGCCATCATGGAATCTGCAAAAATCATTCAAGAAGACGCTCCCGAGCAAATCGTGCTGAACCCCGCCACGCAATACGTCGAAAAGTTTGTCGCTCATACCAACCCATTAAATGTGTTACGTGGCCGCTCACTGATGACGCCATTGTCAGAGCTGGTAGTGTCCAATGATCGCATTGCGGTCAGCGACAATATTTGGATGACATTAGAAAACAACAATACACTGGCCAAGATACAAGGCCCCCATGGCGAGCTTCCTACCGCCCGTTGGACACCCGATATGAAGCTTAGCACTGTACCTGACAATACCGTGTTTGTTGTGCCCGCGAGCATTCCCATGCGCGATGCCGTCGAACTGCGGTATCACTCCAATCTTTTCATGGTGTTAGAAGAGCACGATCAGTGCATCGGGATTTTAAACGATCACAATTTTTATCATGCCTTGCTCGGTAAACACTTCACAAGCGAACAGGCCAAAGCGTAA
- the choW gene encoding choline ABC transporter permease subunit: MNWLTENKIPLGAWMENFVDWLVTAASVFFDLVSITLETLIVTLVDAIEYLHPIAVIGIVLIGVWFLHRSIGLLIFITAALLLIINMGYWIETIQTLVLVVSATTISVLIGVPIGIAAAHRPWLYTILRPILDLMQTIPTFVYLIPTLILFGLGYVPGLISTIIFAIAAPIRLTYLGVSKVPNELIEAGLAFGCTKSKLLYKVELPAAMPNIMAGVTQCIMLSLSMVVVAALVGADGLGKPVVRALNTVNISQGFEAGVAIVLVAIMLDRICKSPSSKNEG; encoded by the coding sequence ATGAATTGGCTAACGGAGAACAAAATCCCGCTTGGCGCTTGGATGGAAAACTTTGTTGATTGGCTGGTTACCGCAGCTTCCGTATTTTTTGACCTCGTCTCTATCACCTTAGAAACCCTTATTGTCACGTTAGTTGACGCCATTGAATACCTTCACCCAATTGCGGTAATTGGCATCGTTTTAATCGGCGTTTGGTTTTTACATCGCAGCATAGGCTTACTGATTTTTATCACCGCGGCACTTTTGCTTATTATCAACATGGGGTACTGGATCGAAACCATCCAAACCTTAGTCTTGGTTGTCTCAGCCACCACCATCAGCGTCTTAATTGGTGTTCCTATCGGCATTGCCGCCGCGCATCGCCCCTGGCTTTACACCATTTTACGACCCATTTTAGACCTGATGCAGACCATCCCCACGTTTGTGTATTTGATCCCCACTCTCATTTTATTTGGCTTAGGCTACGTCCCGGGACTGATCTCCACCATCATCTTTGCCATCGCAGCACCAATTCGTTTGACGTACCTTGGCGTAAGCAAGGTGCCAAACGAATTGATCGAAGCGGGCTTGGCGTTTGGCTGCACCAAGTCCAAATTATTGTATAAAGTCGAATTACCGGCCGCCATGCCAAACATCATGGCCGGGGTGACTCAGTGCATTATGTTGTCCTTATCTATGGTCGTGGTTGCCGCGCTGGTTGGCGCCGATGGATTAGGGAAGCCGGTTGTTAGAGCGCTCAACACGGTAAACATTTCTCAAGGCTTTGAAGCCGGCGTTGCCATTGTTTTGGTCGCCATCATGCTTGACCGCATTTGCAAGTCTCCATCATCGAAAAACGAGGGATAA
- a CDS encoding choline ABC transporter substrate-binding protein codes for MSLAGMSGLTMAADCSTVRFSDVGWTDITATTAVTSEIVEGLGYKTKTQLLSVPVTYTSLANGDIDVFLGNWMPTMQADIEPYLNAGTVEDLGANLVGAKYTIAVSKSAFDAGVTDFADIAKFKKEFSGRLYGIEPGNDGNRIIQDMIDSNAFDLGNFQLVESSEAGMLSQVSRNARRDKWIAFLGWAPHPMNANFDMEYLSGGDDYFGPNFGGANVHTNVRKGFVQECPNIGKLVSNLAFTLPMENEIMGAILDEGKKPDAAAKAWLKAHPQVLDTWLTGVTTASGANGLSAVKSHLGL; via the coding sequence ATGAGCCTTGCCGGCATGTCCGGCTTAACCATGGCTGCAGATTGTTCAACGGTGCGTTTTTCTGACGTGGGTTGGACAGACATCACAGCAACCACCGCCGTGACCAGTGAAATCGTCGAAGGCCTAGGCTATAAGACCAAGACTCAATTACTGTCTGTGCCCGTGACATACACCTCTCTTGCGAATGGCGACATTGATGTCTTTTTAGGCAATTGGATGCCAACCATGCAAGCCGATATTGAACCTTACCTTAACGCCGGTACGGTCGAAGATTTGGGCGCTAATTTAGTAGGTGCAAAATACACCATCGCGGTCAGCAAAAGTGCGTTTGATGCCGGCGTAACGGATTTTGCTGACATTGCAAAATTTAAAAAAGAATTTTCTGGTCGTCTGTACGGCATTGAACCTGGCAACGATGGCAACCGCATCATTCAAGACATGATCGACTCCAACGCCTTTGATCTGGGCAACTTCCAACTCGTTGAATCCAGTGAAGCTGGCATGCTGTCGCAAGTAAGCCGCAATGCACGTCGAGATAAATGGATCGCATTCCTAGGCTGGGCCCCCCACCCCATGAACGCCAACTTTGACATGGAATACCTTTCTGGTGGCGACGACTACTTTGGGCCTAACTTTGGGGGCGCTAATGTTCACACGAATGTGCGCAAAGGCTTCGTTCAGGAATGCCCGAACATCGGCAAACTGGTCAGCAATCTTGCTTTCACGTTACCAATGGAAAACGAAATTATGGGCGCCATTTTAGACGAGGGCAAAAAGCCCGATGCCGCGGCGAAAGCATGGCTCAAAGCTCACCCTCAAGTGCTTGATACTTGGCTCACTGGCGTTACAACAGCGTCTGGCGCAAATGGTCTTAGCGCCGTTAAATCGCACCTAGGCCTGTAA